Proteins from a genomic interval of Sulfurimonas sp. HSL3-2:
- a CDS encoding CZB domain-containing protein, which translates to MDKNEVLEHLRNAKKAHLKWLQRARALISNIPVEKDAIPVDYTECMFGQWFYSDGQEIALMPGMDCVAEIGKKHQELHDEYIKIFKIYFGDADKSFFSKLFNLRKKVSETEQDIARRYYDNLKDISDELLKRIEKLERRISALPQTAFDRD; encoded by the coding sequence ATGGATAAAAATGAAGTTTTAGAACATCTTAGAAATGCAAAAAAAGCCCATTTAAAGTGGCTACAAAGAGCAAGGGCTTTAATATCGAATATTCCCGTTGAGAAAGATGCTATACCGGTTGATTATACCGAGTGTATGTTTGGTCAGTGGTTTTATAGTGACGGGCAGGAGATCGCTCTTATGCCGGGTATGGACTGTGTCGCTGAGATCGGGAAAAAACACCAAGAACTGCATGATGAATATATTAAGATATTCAAAATATATTTTGGTGATGCGGATAAATCATTCTTTTCAAAACTGTTCAATCTAAGAAAGAAAGTCTCTGAAACAGAGCAGGATATTGCAAGAAGATACTACGATAATCTAAAAGATATCTCAGATGAGCTTTTAAAACGTATTGAAAAACTGGAAAGACGCATTAGTGCATTACCTCAAACTGCGTTTGACAG
- the holA gene encoding DNA polymerase III subunit delta — protein sequence MYKKEFDQHITNNTLSNAIILFGESHFFIDRYAKLLSEMEDASKLNMYHDEYNFATAYAHMSQGSLFGDANILLIKTEKKVPKADLDKLVEVCQKNPTNRFIYAYYGSDYKTCDKAFAAKAGGMSVRFFEPTHGEAIAYISDEAHKAEIKMDKYTINHLLQAQNNDISLATAELEKLRLYNKEISTKDIDELVYGLAQITIEQLINKILMKHDFKESLEKILESGEDEIRIITALTAFITQLYLFNIYIRVNGTPNSIEILGYNLPQFILKEKATFSLKFKPSTYKNMLDLLLSSELKLKSSNIDKEAILFSTLIRLQKII from the coding sequence ATGTATAAAAAAGAGTTTGACCAACATATAACCAACAACACCCTCTCCAATGCGATCATCCTTTTTGGAGAGAGCCACTTTTTTATAGACAGATATGCAAAGCTGCTCTCAGAGATGGAAGATGCTTCCAAACTAAATATGTACCATGATGAGTATAACTTTGCGACTGCATATGCCCATATGTCACAAGGTTCCCTCTTTGGAGATGCAAATATCCTGCTCATAAAAACAGAGAAAAAAGTCCCAAAAGCCGATCTTGACAAGCTTGTGGAAGTATGTCAAAAAAACCCTACAAACCGTTTTATCTATGCTTACTATGGAAGTGACTACAAGACTTGCGATAAAGCATTTGCCGCAAAAGCCGGCGGGATGAGCGTACGCTTTTTCGAACCTACTCACGGTGAAGCTATCGCTTATATCTCCGATGAAGCTCATAAAGCGGAGATCAAGATGGACAAGTACACCATCAACCATCTTCTGCAGGCTCAAAACAACGACATCTCTCTTGCAACGGCTGAACTGGAAAAGCTAAGACTCTATAATAAAGAGATCAGCACCAAAGATATCGACGAACTTGTATACGGCTTGGCTCAAATAACAATCGAACAACTGATAAACAAGATCCTTATGAAACATGATTTTAAAGAAAGTCTGGAAAAAATACTTGAAAGCGGTGAAGATGAGATAAGGATAATAACCGCGCTTACCGCATTTATAACGCAGCTCTATCTTTTTAACATCTATATACGTGTAAACGGGACACCAAACTCGATCGAGATCCTGGGATACAATCTGCCGCAGTTTATCTTAAAAGAAAAAGCTACATTTTCCTTAAAGTTTAAACCTTCGACATATAAAAATATGTTAGATCTGCTGCTTTCATCAGAACTCAAACTTAAGTCAAGCAATATCGATAAAGAGGCTATACTATTCTCCACACTTATAAGGTTACAAAAGATAATATAA